The segment ATTGAAATTATTACAGCAAATGAAACACATACAGTAGCTGGTACATTATTAAATGGCTTAGGTGCACGTATTGTTAAAGTAGAGGATTATGTTGTAGACGTTATTCCTCAAGGTCACCTGCTTTATATTAAAAATACTGATAAACCAGGTGCAATCGGCCGTGTAGCAACAAAGCTTGCAGAAAAAGAAATCAATATCGCTACAATGCAGGTTGGTCGCGCACAAATTGGTGGAACAGCCGTTATGATGTTGACAGTTGATAATGTAGTAACAGAAGAAGACCTAGCATTTGTTGCACAGCTAGAAAATATTGATGAAGTAAAAGCGATTGACCTATAATATTTTTCATCTACAGCAGGGAGTTCCATACTCTCTGCTGTTTCTTTTTGGCAGCAAAACGATACTTTTTTCATGATTAATCGTCTTTAAGGGAGAGGAGGTGCGCAATTTGAAACTTGAAGAAATATTTTACTTACATAATCAAGCCATTTTTAAATACTTATACTACTTATTAAATGATGAAAAATTAGCTGAGGATTTTACACAGGAGACATTCATTCGTTATTGCAACTACCAGCAAGTCATTAAAGAAGGCGTGGAGCTAGCATGGCTACGACGTACCGCACGTAATATCGCCTATGATTATTACCGTCGGAAAAAGCTGATACAATTTGTTCCCTTTTTACAGCAGCATGAAGAACAAGCATCCCCTACTCCACATCAATGGCTAATGCAACA is part of the Lysinibacillus sp. FSL K6-0232 genome and harbors:
- a CDS encoding RNA polymerase sigma factor; amino-acid sequence: MRNLKLEEIFYLHNQAIFKYLYYLLNDEKLAEDFTQETFIRYCNYQQVIKEGVELAWLRRTARNIAYDYYRRKKLIQFVPFLQQHEEQASPTPHQWLMQQEDAKMLYLAIRKLKMTYRDVIILRKIEGLSIEETCHVLGWNEGKVKNTLKRALIALKKELGGEFHEE